A stretch of the Saccharolobus caldissimus genome encodes the following:
- a CDS encoding CBS domain-containing protein, whose product MNVKTLMIQNPPVIAKNDKLISAFKKINEGGIGRIIVANDKIEGILTTRDLLSLAVTYCKDTCSQGDLYKISSSPVADYMTSNPVTIYEDDDVFNAINIMVTRNFGSLPVVDLNQRPVGIVTEREFLLLYKDLGEKYPVKAFMTTKVQTIYKEVKLEQAVKLMIKRGFRRLPVVDDDNKIIGIITAVNALKRLAKAVEKLDPDYFYNKSVKEVMTTNIITIDEMSSINRAAMEMIVKRIGSLLILNRDNTIKGIITERDLLIALHHLLFMERLK is encoded by the coding sequence GTGAATGTGAAAACTTTAATGATCCAGAATCCTCCAGTGATTGCTAAAAATGACAAATTGATTAGTGCATTTAAAAAGATAAATGAGGGTGGGATAGGTAGGATAATAGTAGCTAATGATAAAATAGAGGGAATCTTAACCACTAGGGATCTTTTAAGTTTAGCAGTAACCTATTGTAAGGATACTTGCTCTCAAGGTGATTTATATAAAATTTCTTCATCACCCGTAGCAGATTATATGACCTCTAATCCAGTTACAATTTATGAAGATGATGATGTATTTAATGCCATTAACATAATGGTAACGAGAAATTTCGGCTCATTACCCGTAGTAGATTTAAATCAAAGACCAGTAGGAATTGTAACTGAAAGAGAGTTTTTATTGCTTTACAAAGATTTAGGTGAGAAATATCCAGTTAAGGCCTTTATGACTACTAAAGTTCAGACTATATATAAGGAAGTAAAATTAGAGCAAGCAGTGAAGTTAATGATCAAACGAGGATTTAGAAGGTTACCAGTAGTTGATGATGATAATAAGATAATAGGAATAATAACAGCCGTAAATGCGTTAAAGCGACTAGCTAAAGCTGTTGAAAAACTAGATCCAGACTATTTTTACAATAAGTCAGTTAAGGAGGTTATGACTACGAATATAATTACAATAGATGAGATGTCATCGATTAACAGAGCCGCAATGGAAATGATAGTTAAAAGGATAGGATCGTTATTAATACTTAATAGGGATAATACTATAAAGGGAATTATAACTGAAAGAGATTTGCTAATAGCATTACATCATTTGTTGTTCATGGAAAGACTCAAATGA
- a CDS encoding RidA family protein has product MKEIIYTEKAPKPIGPYSQGVKIGDTLYVSGQLPVDPKTNEISGKTIEEQTVRVLENIKAILETAGYTLSDVAMVFVYLKDIKDFSKFNEVYSKYFNEKPPARVTVETSRLPRDALVEIAVIAQKG; this is encoded by the coding sequence ATGAAAGAAATAATTTACACGGAAAAAGCTCCTAAACCCATAGGACCTTACTCTCAAGGAGTTAAAATCGGAGATACACTTTACGTTTCTGGCCAATTACCAGTAGATCCCAAAACTAATGAGATAAGCGGTAAAACAATAGAAGAGCAAACAGTTAGAGTTTTAGAGAATATAAAAGCTATTCTAGAAACTGCAGGATATACTTTATCTGATGTAGCCATGGTTTTCGTATATCTTAAAGATATAAAAGATTTTAGCAAATTTAACGAAGTATACTCCAAATATTTTAATGAGAAACCACCCGCAAGAGTTACAGTTGAAACATCAAGATTGCCTAGAGATGCACTAGTAGAAATAGCCGTAATAGCTCAGAAGGGCTAA
- a CDS encoding protein kinase domain-containing protein — MQLVLQLENEKYLYVDGVLRPYDGKIRAKDDVIGYRIVYDAGKIKLLNEYKVIKVNDSNLVVQAILREKIEKLNAYLFEYENNIYIYFGDIKNPKYNFPYMIIYGIPVALGSKDELIEAMNKDYKVALFGLENFKNDIKIINNAIFSLVKFDKCIDAVKYYREYKISDPEVSLAVAQCMEKIGEELEALKIYSFLSEEKYRELESKIREKINNMIEEYKKSGNVKTLMDAVRMLPTYDAPLIELGWHFVNKRKFDEALKYFDEAVKRSPTFHNLLLYAWALINNEQYKKALEVIEKAEKIKRNAGSAYIKGLALEGLNAFSHAEREFLYACREGIIDACMKIRSYKLYVPEPFDPSVWLGYVLYGYEVKQLLGNGGMGYVLLVERNGRKYAMKVMKKEYTFVEMLYEVAKMQEISKRSEYLVKIFASFLDENWTDYFSSPPAIIMEYMEGGDLRSVLVDPEYSALRHSVKWPQVIAFIFSKLAKAIIEVHKEGYVHCDIKPSNILFNRKLPRYGEDALNALTKSEVIPKLSDLGSSVKLGTPVMHYTPYYAHPLQRFGNKAETMFDVYSFTVSLYVSLTNNFPFPEWLENEIEEAVKDSEKRKQALEDFYNAVPRLDYIPSEFRDIIVRGLRGEISMLEINKELEEILIEEYNIDSNNLENEAEKLINY; from the coding sequence ATGCAATTAGTATTACAGCTGGAGAATGAGAAGTATTTATACGTTGATGGTGTGTTAAGACCTTATGACGGAAAGATAAGGGCTAAGGACGATGTTATAGGCTATAGAATAGTCTACGACGCTGGTAAGATAAAATTGCTAAATGAATATAAGGTGATTAAGGTTAATGATAGTAACCTAGTTGTTCAAGCTATATTAAGGGAAAAAATAGAAAAATTAAATGCATATTTATTTGAATATGAAAATAATATCTACATATATTTTGGGGATATAAAAAATCCAAAATATAATTTTCCATATATGATAATTTATGGAATACCCGTAGCTTTAGGCTCTAAAGATGAGCTAATAGAAGCTATGAATAAGGATTATAAGGTAGCGTTATTCGGACTAGAGAATTTTAAAAATGACATAAAAATAATTAACAATGCAATATTTTCGCTAGTTAAGTTTGATAAATGTATAGATGCTGTAAAATATTATAGAGAATATAAGATCTCTGATCCTGAAGTTTCCTTGGCTGTAGCTCAATGTATGGAGAAAATAGGAGAGGAACTTGAAGCATTGAAGATATATTCTTTCTTATCTGAAGAAAAATATAGAGAATTAGAATCTAAAATACGAGAAAAAATAAATAATATGATAGAAGAGTATAAGAAAAGTGGAAATGTAAAGACGTTAATGGACGCTGTAAGGATGTTACCGACATATGACGCTCCGTTAATAGAGTTAGGATGGCATTTCGTTAATAAAAGGAAATTTGACGAAGCGTTAAAGTATTTTGATGAGGCAGTTAAGCGATCACCGACTTTTCATAACCTCTTACTATATGCCTGGGCATTGATAAATAACGAACAATACAAGAAAGCATTGGAGGTAATAGAAAAAGCTGAGAAGATAAAACGGAACGCTGGTTCAGCTTATATAAAGGGCTTAGCTTTAGAAGGGTTAAATGCGTTTTCTCATGCGGAAAGGGAATTCCTATACGCTTGTAGAGAAGGTATTATAGATGCATGCATGAAAATAAGGTCATATAAGCTTTACGTTCCAGAACCCTTTGATCCCTCTGTATGGTTAGGTTACGTTCTATATGGTTATGAGGTTAAGCAGTTATTAGGTAATGGTGGTATGGGCTATGTACTATTAGTGGAAAGAAATGGAAGAAAATACGCTATGAAGGTAATGAAAAAAGAATATACTTTTGTAGAAATGCTTTATGAAGTTGCAAAGATGCAAGAAATATCAAAAAGATCGGAATATCTAGTAAAAATATTCGCAAGTTTTCTAGACGAAAATTGGACAGATTATTTCAGTTCTCCTCCTGCGATAATTATGGAATATATGGAAGGAGGAGATTTAAGATCAGTATTAGTAGATCCAGAATATTCGGCGTTGAGACATTCTGTGAAATGGCCTCAAGTCATAGCTTTTATATTCTCTAAATTAGCAAAAGCTATAATAGAGGTTCATAAGGAGGGTTACGTTCATTGTGATATAAAGCCCTCTAACATTCTATTTAATAGGAAATTACCTAGATATGGTGAAGATGCCTTAAATGCATTAACTAAATCCGAAGTAATTCCTAAATTATCTGACTTAGGTTCTTCTGTTAAATTAGGCACTCCAGTAATGCATTACACCCCATATTATGCACATCCATTACAGAGATTTGGTAATAAAGCTGAAACTATGTTTGACGTATATTCCTTTACAGTGTCCTTATACGTTTCTTTAACTAATAATTTCCCATTTCCAGAGTGGTTAGAGAACGAGATTGAGGAGGCTGTAAAAGACTCTGAGAAGAGAAAACAAGCATTAGAGGACTTTTATAATGCAGTGCCTAGATTAGACTATATACCATCTGAATTTAGGGATATTATAGTTAGGGGTCTAAGAGGAGAAATTAGTATGTTAGAAATAAATAAGGAATTGGAAGAAATTCTTATTGAAGAGTATAACATAGACAGTAATAATCTGGAAAATGAAGCAGAAAAGCTTATAAACTACTAG